DNA from Massilia antarctica:
TCGCCGTCGACTTGGAAGCCGAATCGGCCGCCATGACCGGCACCAAAAAGGTGTACACGGTCAGGTTGTCCACTTTTTTCAGTTCGCCCATGAGCTTGCGGCAATAGCCGCAATTCGGATCCTCGAAGGTGGCGATCACGCGCGCGCCATCGCCGCGCACGGTCTTGATCGCATCTTTCAGCGGCAGGTCGGCGAACACGAACTTGCCGAGCTCGTCATTGCGCTGTTCGGTCAGGTTTTCCTGGGTGCGGGTATCGATCGCGGTCACGTCGAACAGCACGAAGGAACCGGTCTTGTCGGTATAAACCAGGCCGCGCGGCGTGACCACTTCCAGCAGGGTGCCGAATTTACTTGGTGAAATTTTCTCGATGGGCACGGTGCCCAGCAAGGGCATGATGGCTTTTTCGACGTCGGCATACGGCTTGGCGGGTGCGGCTGGTGCGGCGGCATGGACCGAACCGCCCAGGGCCAGGCCGAGCAAGGCTGCCGGCAGGCTTAATTTGACTAACATGGTGCTCCAGACATCAGGTGGATTGGCGGGAAAAGCGCAGCGCCGCACCACCGGCCAAAGCCAGTGCTGCGGCGCGCGCCGTGCATGAACGGTAGCTTAGGGCACCGAGGTACTCTTGGCAACCGCTTGCTCCCACATGCGGATATAACTTTCGGCCGAATTCATCAGCGGCGTCAGGTCAGGCTGGCGCAAGCCCTGGGTGCGCAGGTCCGCGATAAAGTCGGGCAGCATGCCGATATGCGCCAGGCCATCGCCATTGATGTCGAACGTGCGCTCGCCGATCTTGCTGCGGCCGAGGAGCGCGGGGCTGCCCTTGACCGCAATGCTCAGCGGGTACTGGGTTGGATTGATCTGGGCGGCGCCAATCTCCTTCTGGAAGAAGCAGCCGTCGACGCCGAAACGCGGCGCCGGCTCGCCGGCAAAGCCGTTGAAGTCGGTGCTGAATCCAATCCGGCCGTTCGGCCCGGCCAGCGACAGCAGGTGCAGATAGGTCTGGGCGAAAGTCTGCGACGTGCCGCCGCAATCGTGCGCCACCACCGGCAAGCCGGCACGGTGCGCGGTCGGCGTTTCGTCGCGGTGACCTTGCGCGGTAATCAGGGATACCATGCCGCCGCCGGCGAGGATACGCTTGACTTCCTCGTCCTTGAGGTTGCCCTCGTGACGACGGTCGCCGCCTTGTGCCGACGCATCGACCAGGCCCACGTGACCGCTGATGACCGGATAGCCTTGCAACTCGGTCATCGCCATGGTGTCGCGGAAGGTCAGCCGGTCCATGTGGTCGACATCGATCAGCATCCCGCGCTTCATCATGCCGCGCACCAGGGCCTGGCCCGACGGCTTGAGCCCGATGCTGCCGCAGACCTGGGAATAGCCGTCGGCCGAACAATCGTGCGAGTCGCTGTCCCAGGTGCCTGCGTTATACAGTGCGGCGCCGCCGAAAGCGTTTTCCTTGAAGTGCATCGGATGCAGATGGCGCACGCCCATGTTGAAGTACTTGGTCAGTTGGGTCTCGATAAAGGCGGCGTCGCAGTTCTTGACGCCGTCGCCGAAGGCACCGTCCTTGTCGGAATAGCAGTCGAACAGGTGATCGACCTCCATGCCCAGTACCACCGCCAGCTTGCCCTGGGCGTTGACGGCACGCGCTTCGGCCGGGGTCTTGACGATGCGGTACCATCCCAGGCCCGCGCCGCCGGCCTTGTTGTCGATATGCTGCTGCATCCGGAACGCTTCGGCCAGCTGCAGGTCGACCGCTTCCATGTCTTCCTTGGTGCGGCCGGCGGCCTTGCCCGCGAACATGGGGACACCGAAGATATCCTGGTTGTTCACCGCGTGCATGACCATCAGGCGCATGCCGCCATCGACCGCGCGCTTGAGCCAGTCCTCGTAGACCTGCTGGTGCGTCAGGCTGTTCCAGCGCGGCCAGCCGTCGTACGCCGGAAAGCCACCCACCTTGTGACCGGGTCCCACCAGGCCTTCGAAGGCGCCGATGACATTGGTCACGCTATCGAGCGCGCCGCCGGGGCCGTGCACCGGGTCGCACCATGGAAGCGCCTCTTCGATCGGACCGAAAGCCTTGCCCACGAACGCCCTGCCGCCGAAGCCCAGGTAGGCCATCTGGTGCGCATGGGTGTCGGCAAAGCCGGACGCCGGCGGCGCGCAGGTGCACGTCATGGCCGTCGCCCCCGCGTACAGGGAGGCCGGTTTGTCGCCGCAGGTGATCGCCTTGCCTGCGTTCGGGCCATCGTTGATCGAGCCTTTGACGCAGGCGCCGGTCGGGAAACCCCAGTTGCCGGTGCTGTTGGCGCAAACGTCGTTGCAGCTCAATTCCACGTGGGCGGTCGACTTGACGAACGATCCGGCCGGCGCGGCGACGTTGCTGTCGTTGGCCGGGCTGCAGCTGCTGTCGAACACTTCGAATTCGCCGGTGTCGGGCGACGTGCAGCGGTTCGGCCGCTTGAAGGCGATGTCGCCGGACGGGCCGTGGATGGTGGCGCCGGTCTCCGCGCACGCCTTGGCGAACGTCAGGCCGGCGTCGGCCAGGTTATCGATATTGAGCTTGCCCGAGAAGATGCGGCGGCCCGAGTCGGAACAGCGGCCCTTGACCACGTTGGTCCAATGGGGCGAACAGCTGCTGTCGTTGACATTGAATTCGCCCCACTCGCCGGTGACTTCCTTGACGCAGCGATCCGGCTTGCTGAATGCCTGGCCGGCGATATTGGCGCTGGTATGCTGGCACGAGTAGTCCCAGTCGGTGTAGGTGTTTTCCAGGCGCGCCGTGTACAGACGCTTGCCGTTGCTGCTGCACTGCTTCTTTTCGGGCGCGCCGAAGGTCGACTGGCAGGAGCCATCCATCGAATCCCATTCGCCCCATTCGCCGGTGCCCTTGTTCAGGCAGCGGTCGGCAAAGCGCGGCTGTTCCCAGCCGGCGATGTTGGCCACCTTGACGCTGGCGCAGGCGGTTTCCCAGCTCATGCCCGGCGGGACAAAATTGACCCGCGCCGAATATACGCGGGCGCCGAATCTGGTGTCCGAACAGGCGCCCTTCTCGACCGGATAAAACGATGGCGCGCAGCTGGAGTCCGGCACATTCCATTCGCCCCACCAGCCATTGAACGCATAACTGACGCAGCGGTTCGGCAAGGCGGTCAGCGAGGTGCCGCCGACCTTGACGCCGACCACGCTCTTGCATATCTGGTCGAGCGTCATGTTACCGGTGTCACCCTTGATCTTGGCCGACCACTGGCGCGTGCCGTTGGCCTGGCAACTGTCCTTGACGTAGGAGTCCCACGTCGGCGCGGCGAGCGCGCCGGCCGAGCCAAGCAGCAGCACGGACAGCAACGGGAGTGTAGTTAAGCGCTTCATCTTGAATTTTTCATCTTCTGTTTGTAAATGGAGAAATGGAGAAATGGAGAATGGAGGATGCGGTTGGCATAAACCGTCAACCGCGCCACCGTCGCCCCCGCGCAGGCGGGGGCCCAAGTTCGAACCGCAGTCCATGGCGGAGTTGCGGAACCTGCCCCCCCGCCGGCGCGGGGGCGACGAA
Protein-coding regions in this window:
- a CDS encoding DsbC family protein encodes the protein MLVKLSLPAALLGLALGGSVHAAAPAAPAKPYADVEKAIMPLLGTVPIEKISPSKFGTLLEVVTPRGLVYTDKTGSFVLFDVTAIDTRTQENLTEQRNDELGKFVFADLPLKDAIKTVRGDGARVIATFEDPNCGYCRKLMGELKKVDNLTVYTFLVPVMAADSASKSTAILCSPDPAKTWVEHMTDNSPLPAPAECATSLERNAALFHKLRLNGTPAILFPSNTKSPGYIPAERIEARLAGAK
- a CDS encoding membrane dipeptidase, yielding MKRLTTLPLLSVLLLGSAGALAAPTWDSYVKDSCQANGTRQWSAKIKGDTGNMTLDQICKSVVGVKVGGTSLTALPNRCVSYAFNGWWGEWNVPDSSCAPSFYPVEKGACSDTRFGARVYSARVNFVPPGMSWETACASVKVANIAGWEQPRFADRCLNKGTGEWGEWDSMDGSCQSTFGAPEKKQCSSNGKRLYTARLENTYTDWDYSCQHTSANIAGQAFSKPDRCVKEVTGEWGEFNVNDSSCSPHWTNVVKGRCSDSGRRIFSGKLNIDNLADAGLTFAKACAETGATIHGPSGDIAFKRPNRCTSPDTGEFEVFDSSCSPANDSNVAAPAGSFVKSTAHVELSCNDVCANSTGNWGFPTGACVKGSINDGPNAGKAITCGDKPASLYAGATAMTCTCAPPASGFADTHAHQMAYLGFGGRAFVGKAFGPIEEALPWCDPVHGPGGALDSVTNVIGAFEGLVGPGHKVGGFPAYDGWPRWNSLTHQQVYEDWLKRAVDGGMRLMVMHAVNNQDIFGVPMFAGKAAGRTKEDMEAVDLQLAEAFRMQQHIDNKAGGAGLGWYRIVKTPAEARAVNAQGKLAVVLGMEVDHLFDCYSDKDGAFGDGVKNCDAAFIETQLTKYFNMGVRHLHPMHFKENAFGGAALYNAGTWDSDSHDCSADGYSQVCGSIGLKPSGQALVRGMMKRGMLIDVDHMDRLTFRDTMAMTELQGYPVISGHVGLVDASAQGGDRRHEGNLKDEEVKRILAGGGMVSLITAQGHRDETPTAHRAGLPVVAHDCGGTSQTFAQTYLHLLSLAGPNGRIGFSTDFNGFAGEPAPRFGVDGCFFQKEIGAAQINPTQYPLSIAVKGSPALLGRSKIGERTFDINGDGLAHIGMLPDFIADLRTQGLRQPDLTPLMNSAESYIRMWEQAVAKSTSVP